The uncultured Cohaesibacter sp. genomic sequence TTCCCCCGATCGGAGGCATAGGTGCAGTCTCATCGGATACCCGGACCTGACTTTTCGTCGACATCATTGAGGCTTTTGAAATCGAAGACATCTTGACGGCCGCATAAATTGCGAAAGCACGTCCGAGGTTCACTTCTTATTTTTCTTATGAAGCCGTATCGCTTTTTGCTTGGCAATTCTAGCAGTCCGTCCACAAAAAGCGAACGTTAAAGCCACAATTGTACACAAAAGGGCTGCCTAAAAGGCAGCCCTTCGCGATTTCTAACGGCTTAGTCCTTGGACATCCAGCGAGAAGGATGAACGTTCAGCAGGTTATCTTTCCAGCCGTGCAGCTTGTCGGAGACAAGGCTGAGGGAGCTGTAGTAAAGCAGCGGCAGATAAGGCTGATTTTCCGCGAAGATCTTTTCTGCTTTGAAGAGAGTCTTAGCGCGTTTGTCGAGATCAACGGTCTTTGCAGCTTCGTCCATCAGCGCATCATATTCAGGATTCTTCCACTGTGCATAGTTGAAGCCGGAATCCGATTCAACGAGCATCAGGAAGTTCTGCGGGTCGGAATAGTCGCCGATCCAACCAGCGCGCGCAAAGTCGAACGGAGCATGTTCGCGCAGGTTCGCATAGTGGGTTTTGGTGTCGGTGTTAAGCAGCGTGGTTTTCACACCGATCTGTTTCCACATGTCTGCAATGGCAACAGCCGTATTTTTGTGGTTTTCCGAAGTATTGTAACGGATTTCCACTTCAAGCGGCTTGTCTTCGGTGTAACCGGCTTCTTCCAGAATAGCTTTTGCTTTGTCTTCGCGGTCGAACTGATCCATGCCCTTGAAGTCGGCATAGGCAGGCTCGCCATAGTTGCCAATTCCAGGAGGAACGAGCGAGTAACCCGGCAGCATGGTGCCACCCCAGATATCGTCGGCGATAAATTCACGATCGATAGCCATGGACAGGGCGCGACGGATTTTCGGATCGGCCAGCTTTTTTTCCGTGGTGTTCACGGCATAATAGTAGGTGCCCAAATAAGGCGCTACGCGGAACTGGTCACCCAGATTTTCGCGCATGAAATCGACCTGCTCGATCGGAGCATCGTTGTTGGAATCCAGCTCGCCAGCCTGGAAGCGGCGCAGAGCGGCCCCACGGTCTTCGGTCGGATAATACATGACAGCGTCGATTTTCACATTCGCAGCGTCACGGTATAGCGGGTTCTTGACGGCTTTCACATGGCTGTTCGGAACGAACTCAGCCAGAGTGAAGGCACCGTTGGAAACCATGTTGCCCGGTTTGGAGAAATCGTCACCATATTTCTCAACACTTGCCGGATGCACAGGCAGAGCAGACTGATGGCAAAGCTGCCCCAGGAAATACGGGGTAGGCGCATTCAGCTTGATTTCCAGAGTGGCATCATCAATTGCCTTTACACCGAGCTCTTCGGTTGGCAGCTCGCCCTTGTTGACTTTCTCGGCATTCACAATCGGATACATGATTGTTGAATACTGGGCTGCCGTTGCCGGATCTTCAATGCGGCGCAGCGAATAAACAAAGTCACTTGCGACCACCGGATCGCCATTGGACCATTTTGCATCATCGCGGAAATGGAAGGTATAAACCATGCCATCTTCGGAGACATCCCAAGACTTGGCAACACCAGCTACGCATTTGCCATCAGCGCTATAGGTCAAAAGACCTTCATACAGGTCGCGCAGAATATGCGCTTCATAGACGGTCTGTGTCTTGTGTTGATCAAGAGTTTCCGGATCAGCAGCATTCCCTCGGTGATACACGACTTCTGCCGCTGCAGTCGTCGCTGCGAGCGGAAGTGCACACACCCCGGCCAGCAATAGGGCTGCAATAGAATTTTTCATCATAGAAAATATCTCCCTGTTGTTCCCAAAAGGCTTGTTCCATTTATTGGTCAAAAGCTAATTCGTTTAGTCCAACATTCGCAAGCAAAATAAAGCAATTTTACATGAATCCTGAAAAAATGAACGATTTGCCAGCTTTTGTTTCTTAGGAACTTACATCGCTTGCATAGTGAAAATTGTTCAAAAGAGCAAGCACTTCACCATCCATTCACATGCTGCCGCAAGGAGCTTCGAGCCCTATCTGGACGCTTGGTGTTAAAAAGGGTGGGGAAGTGTGCCGCAGATGCGCACCCGCTCGCGGAGCGGGGGAGAAAAAGCCGGCGCGCAATCTCAAAGCAGGTTTGCTTGCTGGAGATTGCGCGCCTCATCTTTTTTAGTCGAGATTGCCACCAAGAGCGACCATCGCGCCGCGCAATTCGGCAAGCCCTCTCAATCGTCCAATCGCCGGATAGCCCGGGTTGGAGCGACGAGTTAGATCATCAAGAATCTGGTGGCCGTGGTCAGGGCGGAACGGAATCGACTTGCCCACCTTGTCTTCCACGCTCTTGAAGTGCTTGATGACTTCAACCAGATTGCCATCGCCTTCCAGATGGTTTGCTTCATAGAAGCTCTTGCCATCGCGCTTGGTAGAACGCAGATGGAAGAAGTGAATGAAGTCAGCAAATTCATCAATCATTGCCATAAGGTCATTGTCACCGCGCACACCGTAGGAACCGGTACACAGGGTAAAGCCATTGGCCGGGCTCGGGTTGATGGCCCTGAGAGCCCGCATGTCTTCAACGGTGGAGACGATGCGCGGCAGACCGAACAGCGGACGGGGCGGATCATCCGGATGGATGGCCATAACGGCCCCCACTTCATCGGCAATTGGCAGAACAGTGTTGAGAAATTCAGCCAGATGCTCGCGCAGCTTGTCCGCATCAATCTCCTTGTAGAGATTGAGCTGGGCACGGAACTGCTCAATGGTGTAGCTCTCTTCGGAGCCAGGTAGACCTGCGATCATGTTGCGCACCAGAAGATCCTTGTCTTCCTGGCTCATCGCATCAAAGCAGGCCTTGGCAGAGGCTTTTTCTTCGTCTGTATATTCGTCCTGTGCTTCTGCACGCTCGAGAATATAAAGATCGAAGGCAGCAAACCGATCCGCATCAAAGCGCAGGCAGCGCGCGCCGGTTGGCAGTTCCCAAGCCAGATCGGTCCGGGTCCAGTCCAGAACGGGCATAAAGTTGTAGCAAATGTTGTTGACGCCTTCCAAGGCCAGATTGCGCAGGGATTCCCCCCAGTTAGCAATCAGGGTCTTGTAATCTCCACGCTGCAGCTTGATGTCTTCATGCAACGGAATGGACTCAACAACAGACCAAACAAGCCCCTTGTCTTCGATGATCTTTTTCCGCTCGGCAATCGCTTCGCGGCTCCAAACAGTGCCGTTTGGAACGTCATGCAAAGCGGAAACAATGCCGGTAGCCCCAGCCTGACGGATATCGTCAAGGGTGACCGGATCGTTAGGCCCGTACCAGCGCCAGGTCTGTTTCATTTTTAGCCTCTTATTTCCAGTTTAGATGCTCCGGTCTGCGGATCATTTGCAATCGGGAGCAGGGTTTCTTGCCGGTTTCGCCACACCAACTTGGCTGGACCGGCCTATTATTTGTTCAGCTTGACGACCTTGGGCGTCTTGAACAGATCTCCATCGAATTTCGGGTCCTCAACATCGGAGAGAACAAGAAGCGTGTTGCGCACATTCTCCAGATGGTTCCACATGGCATCGCGGGCCTTGCCCGGATCCTTGCGGTTAAGCGCGGTGAGAATTTGCTGATGATCATCCAGCCATTTCTGGCGGTAGCTCTCATCAAAAATACGGGCATGCAGGCCATCCCAGATCTGGTTGCCTTTTCTGAGGCGCCACATATCGTTGACCATATCGATCAGCACGCCATTCTGGGTGGATTCGGCAATCAGGCGGTGAAACCATTCATCGCCGTCATAGTCGGCCTTGCCGGATTCAATGGCCTGAATTTCCATGTCCAGAGCTTCCTGCATGCGCTGGATATCATTCTTGGTCACCATGGTTGCAGCAAAGGCCGCAATATTGCTCTCGAGCAATTGGCGGGCCTGCAGCAGCTCAAAGGGTCCAATATCCGATCGTGCAGTGGCGTTCTTTTCAGACTGATTGGGCAGGCGCTCGATATAGATGCCCGACCCTTTGCGCACCGAAACGAGGCCTTCGATTTCAAGCATGATGATCGCTTCACGGACAACCGAACGCGATACATCGAAATCTTCCGCAATCTGCCTTTCCGTGCGCAAACGCGTACCCACAGAGAGGGACTGATCAATCATTTCCTTTTTCAGCGCTTCGGCAACTTCCTGATAGCGTCTCTTACCTGTATCCGTGATCATCCTAGGCCCTCGCTAGCCACGGCAGGAGGCACATGAAACATGTGTGGTCCCTGCGCTTTGCTTCTTGCCGATCCCTGACCGGCGGCGACTGGGTCATGCTGCGCCTTACGGTCCTGATTCGGACTTCTTGTGTTATTCTTCACCTTCCATTCGCTTCTCGGCATAGAAGGCCGCGAGCTTGTGGAATGCTTCTTTCTTGGTCGCCTTGTCAGCGTCGATCAGCCCCTTCTTGTTGCCTCCCCGCTGGAAGACATTCTGACGGCGCTCCACGCGGAAATCGTAGAGAATCCAAGGAGAAATCCCTTTGACATACTCAAGTTCCCGCAAGGTTGCGATCTGTTTTTCGTAGACCTCGGTCTGATAGGCTTCACTAAAGAGCCCTTTCTTTGGCCCCGTCGCACTGATATCGGCATCCGCTCCAGTTTCGGAAATGACAACCGGTTTGTCAGGAGAAGAGTTCACGCCGATTTCAACGAGATCTTCAAAGTTTTCCTCATACCAGCCGTAATATTCATTGATCCCAATCACGTCGATGTAATTCGACAAGCGATCTTCAATCTTTTTCTTTGCGTGGTTGATCAGACAAGCCGCAGATGTCAACCGTGTCGGGTCTAGCTGTTTTGCGGTTTCTGACAAGCGGCGCATGAAATCAAGGCGAGCATCGGTATCCGGGTTTTCGTTGCCGACAGACCAGATGATGACGCTGGCGCGGTTGCGATCACGTTTGATCAGTTCCATCAGCTGGTTCTGCGCATCCTTGAAAGTCGCCGGATTTTCAAAGTCGATTGCCCAATAAACAGGGATTTCTTCCCATAGGAGGAAGCCCAGCTCATCGGCCATCCTGGCGGCCATTTCATGGTGAGGATAGTGAGCCAGACGCAGGAAGTTGCAGTTGAGATCCTTGGCATGCGCGAAGCGACGCTCCAAATCTTCCTTGTTTGTCACCTTGCCCTTGACCTTGTCATCTTCATGCACGGAAATGCCCCGCAGAAAAAGCGGCTTTCCGTTCAGCAACAAGCCAGCGCCGACCTGCTCAATCTGGCGAAAGCCAATCCGGTCACGCACTTCGTCTTCGCCAAGGCGCGCGATAACGTCATAAAGGCGCGGGTTTGAGGGAGACCATAGTTCCGGGCTGGCTTCAATCTCGGCTTTCACCAAGCCATCTTGGGAAGCTGCAATGACTGTATCAATGCCGAGATCGGGGAGCTGAATATCAATCTGGGACCCCTGAGCATCTGGACCATCGATCACAGCCTCAATGGCAATGCGGCTATAGGTCCCGTCCGGCACGAGGCTGACAAAAAAGTCACGTATGAAGGTCTTGGGCGTGGTGTAAAGCTCAACCTCGCGATAGACACCACCATAGTTGAACCAGTCTGTGTTGCGCATCGGCACCCGATCCAGGGTTCGGGTATTGTTGACGCAAAGCATCAGCCAGTTCTCTCCTTGACGGAGCTTTTCTGTCAGCTCGACGCAGAAGGGAGTGGAGCCACCATAATGGTTGCCCAGAAATTCACCGTTGAGAAAAATCTTGCAGTCATATTGCGCAGCACCGATACGCAGGAATTTACGCTCGTCCGCACCAAGGCGGGCGGCATTAAAGGAGCGGCTGTACCAGGCGCTGCCTTCAAAGAAATACCATTTGTCTTTCAACATCTGCCAGTTGGAAGGCACCACAACCTGCTCGCCCATATAGGGGTCATAGTCATATGGCTCGATGCGTTCTTCGGGAGCCATCTGGTCCATTTCGAACCATTTCTGACGCAAGCCGGTATCCAGCAGGTCCACACAGAAGTTCCAGGCTCCATCAAGGCTCTCACCTTCGCGGCCACCAACAAACAGCAACGTTTCATGATTGAGATTCTGCCAATTGTAGGGCGCGTCATAGGCTTCATCATGAAGGCACTGGAGGGCATTTTCCGCCAATTCAGATCGCTCGAGAACCATTGGTAACTTCCTGTTATTGCAATAGCCTGCCTGTTCTTTCAAGGGGTCCCGGGCAGGGCGGGAAAAACATGGCGGAAAGGCGCCCGCCATGCTTGAGAGTTTGGTACCGGCAAGAGGCAAATGCCTTTTGCCGAACCTGAGCCTGACTTTAAAGCCAGTTCTTATTTGACAGCCTTGATGCGTGAAATCAGGTCAGCCAGACGATCGGACTTGGCAGCCAGTTCTTCATGCATCGGCATAACGGCTTCGATGAAAGGCGCTTTGTCGACTTCGATGAATTCAACACCCAGATCAGTCTTGGCTTTTTGGATCTCTTTGGTGACGATTTCGTTCCAGAGGGTACGATGGTAATCCATGGATTCACGCGCAGCCTGCTTCACAGCTTTCTGCTGGTCTTCGGTCAGACGGTCCCATTTCTTGGTGGACATCACCAGAACGGAAGGGATCATGGTATGTTCGTCTTTGGAGAAGATCTTGGCCACTTCACCATGACGCGCAGTGGTCATCGCGGTCGGGTTGTTTTCAGCACCATCAACAACACCCTGTTTCAAAGCGCTGTAGAGCTCACCCCAAGTGATCGGGGTCGGGTTGCCACCAAGCAGCTCAACCATGCGGATAGCCGAAGGGGATGGCTGCACGCGGATTTTCATGCCTTTCAGATCAGCAGGCGTCTTGATTGCCTTGTTGGCATAGAAGGAGCGGGCCCCTTCATAGTAGTAGGTCAGACCAATGAAGCCCTTGTCCTTGGAAGACATCAGAATGTCGTCGCCGATTTCGCCGCCAAGAGCCTTAAAGAAGTGATCTTCGGAGGTGAAGAGATAGGGCAGGTTCAGTGCGCTGTAGGATTCTTCAAATGCTTCAAGTTCGGAAGCATTGGATTTTGCCATGGCCAGAGTGCCGTTCTGGACCAGTTCCATGGATTCGCGCTGCGTACCAAGCTGGGCGTTGGCGTAGATGCGCACTTTGACGTCGCCATTGGTCAGCTCTTTCACGCGATCTGCAAAGAATTCCATGGATTTATGGACAGGATGATCTTCAGGGTTGTTATGGCTGATCTTCAAGGTAACAGCGCTTGCTGCCGTTGCAGTCAAAGCGAAAGCTGCACCAACGACAGCACTAATAATGGAAAGCTTACGAGTCATTTTTCCCTCCCGAATGAAATCTCAGTCGGTTTGTTTGCCTTGCATCCCTGCAAATGAAAGCGGGATGCCATTCATCCAACCAAGGCATAATTGCAATCAGTTCTTGTGCTGACCACAGACACCTCAACCGGTCTAACCAATATCTCATTTTTGGTTGACCAAACAATTCTTCATTTTGAAATTTTTGTCAATCAATTTTTATTTTGGTTGACCAATTTTGTTTTTTGAGCAATGTGTATAGCCAACAGAGATGCCGAATGGCACACCAAGTCTGCGGACATTTTGTAAGAGATGCTTTTAGAAAACCGCTATGTAACTGATATATAGCAACTTTCCTTCAAGCCATACGAATGCAGGCCGATTTGCTGCTGATCTGCATCCCTCGATTTCGCGTGGCGATACCGACTGGAGAAAAGATATTCTTCAACTTTTGGTCGAGCCACTCGCTGTCAACCTGGGAACGGCTGTTGATAATTTTGGCCGACCAATTCTCTTCCAAGGGGCAGTCATTTCGCGCTCGATTGGTTCGAGCTGAGAACAAACAGCTATTGGAGTGCAGCCATGAAGCAAGCTGTTCGCCTGGTAAATGCGGTTCTGGGAACCCTGACCGTTCTGGTCTTTACCATTCTTGTCATCTGCGTTGTCTGGCAGGTGGTCTCACGTTTTATTCTAGGAACACCGAGCACCACCACCGATGAGATCGCACGTTTTCTCTTCATGTGGGTCGCCTTTGTGGGCGCCGCATATACGCTCGGCCTCAAGCGGCATCTGGCGATTGACATCATAACCCTGATCATTGACGGCCCCGCAGTTCGTTATATTCGTCTGGCTGTTCTCTTGATTGTTGCAGCCTTCGCAGGTGTCGTGATGCTCTATGGCGGCCTTGAGCTGATGTTCAAGACCCTTGAATCCGGCCAGATGACCCCGGCTCTTCGTCTGCCAATGGGATATGTCTATGGCGCAATTCCCTTCTCGGGCGCCATGATGCTCTTTTACTGCGCAGCGTTGATCGTTGAACTGTTTTCGCCAGAAAGCGGGGAAGAGAGCGAAGAAAGCTCCGAGCCAACCCCAGTTGAAATAGACTAACGGATCGAAAAGAGAGTAACCAAACCATGGAATGGCAAGCAACAATCACGCTGTTTTCGATCTTCATCGTCCTGATGGCATTCAGCGTTCCTATTTCCTTTGCAATCGGTATCGCGACCATGTTCACCTTTATGGTGATCGACATGTCGTTCGACCAATCGATTTTTATCGTCGCCCAGCAGATGGCCTCCGGCCTTGACAGCTTCACCTTGCTGGCGATCCCCTTCTTCATTCTGGCTGGCAATATCATGAACCGTGGCGGCATCGCCATGCGCCTGATTGAATTTGCCAAGATCCTCGGCGGGCGCCTGCCCGGTTCACTAGCCCACTGTAACGTGCTGGCCAACATGATGTTCGGGGCGATCTCCGGCTCGGCGGTTGCTTCGGCTGCTGCTGTGGGTGGTGTGATGTCTCCGCTGCAGAAGAAGGAAGGCTATGATCCAGCCTATTCCGCAGCCGTGAATATTGCCTCCTGCCCGACCGGCCTTCTGATCCCGCCATCAACCACCTTCATCGTTTACTCCCTCATCACCGGTGGTACTTCCATTGCCGCCCTGTTCGTGGCTGGCTATCTGCCTGGCATGCTGATGGGGCTCGGACTGATGATCGTTGCTGGCATCATCGCCAAGAAACGTGGCTATGGTGTAGCGGAGAAGCCGACCCGCAAGGAAATGTGCGAAAAGACCAAGGCAGCCATTCTGCCACTGGGCCTGATCATCATCATCATGGGCGGCATCATCGGCGGTATCTTCACCGCGACGGAAGCCTCTGCGGTTGCTGTGGTCTACACCCTGTTCCTCGCTCTGGTCTGGTACCGCGAAATCTCTGTGCGCGACCTGCCGAAAATCATTCTGGAATCGGCTGTCACCACCTCCATCGTGCTGCTGATGATCGGCTGCTCGATCGGTATGTCCAAGGCCATGGCCTTCTCGGATATTCCTTTCTACATCTCCGACGCTCTGCTGTCGATTTCCGATAACCCGATCGTCATCCTGCTGGTAATGAACCTTGCTCTGCTGATCATCGGCACTTTCATGGACATGACACCAGCCCTGTTGATCTTCACCCCGATCTTCCTGCCAGTGGTTCAGGATCTGGGCATGGATCCGGTTCACTTCGGTGTCATGATGACTTTCAACCTCTGCATCGGCATCTGCACGCCGCCGGTTGGGTCTGCCCTGTTCATTGGTTGCTCGGTCGGCAAGGTTCCCATTGCCAAGGTCCTCAAACCAATGCTGCCTTTCTATGCAGTGCTGGTCGTCCTTCTCATGGCAGTCACCTACATTCCCGAGCTGTCCCTGGTCCTGCCACGCTTTTTCCTTGGCTACGGCGGCTAACAGATCAGCCTGACGAACAGGATGGCGGCCTCTTTTCAAGCTGCGTCGCCATCCCGCACCGATACCTGACGCGACAAGTCAGAAACCAGCGAGTGATGGCCCGGTTGACCTGATGGCAGGTTCAGCCTGGCTTGCGCCACTTGCCCCATATGAACCAGCATTTCCTGCCAGCAGGAGCTGCTGCAAATCCTCTAGATTCGGCTCATCCAATATCCGGTCGAAAAGCGCTATCGACAAAGAGCCCAGGGAGACCTTCATGTATCAGCTGAAAAAATGGACGCTTAAAAGCCAGACCGCAACGGGTCTAGTGCTCGAAGTCGAAGGACGGCACAGCCTGCAGATCGATATTCTTGAAGACCGCATGGCTCGCGTGCAGCTTCTCAAGGATGGCAGTTATCGTCTTGACCGCAGCTGGACCGTTGCCCCCAAGGGCGATGCGCCCCTCGAAGGCCGCAATCGCGCCTCGCTCGACGGCTTTTCCTGCCCCTCCTTTACCTGCGAAACCGATAGCGACAGCGTGACGCTCGCGACCGATTGCCTGAAAGTGGTTGTTCGTCAGCCATTGGGGCTGGTCTGGTTCGGGCGCAGCAACGCCAGCGATGAATGGCAGAAGATTGCAGAAGACCGCCCGACCGGCGCCTATATGCTGGGCCGCAAGGATCATGCGCATAGCCACTTCCTGTGCCGCGCAAAGACGGATCGTTTCTACGGCCTTGGCGAGAAATCAGGGGAACTGGAACGCTCCGGTCGCCGCTTTGAAATGCGCAATCTGGATGCGATGGGCTATAGTGCCAGCTCCACCGATCCGCTTTACAAGCACGTGCCTTTCACGATCACCCGTCTGGAAAGCGGGCTGTCCTATTCGCTCTTTTACGACAATCTGGCCCCTTGCTGGTTTGATCTGGGCAACGAGCTGGACAATTACCATCAACCATTCCGCTCCTATCGCGCTGAAGACGGCGATCTTGATTACTATTTCGCCCTTGGAGACTCTATTCTGGAACTGACTAAGACCCATACGCAGCTGACAGGCGGCACCGCCTTCTTGCCGCGCTGGTCTTTGGGTTATTCCGGCTCGACCATGTCCTACACCGATGCGCCCAATGCGCAGGAACAGCTGCATGGCTTTGTGCGCCTTATCCAGGAGCATGACATCCCGTGCGACAGCTTCCAGCTTTCTTCCGGCTACACTTCCATCGGCCCGAAACGCTATGTGTTCAACTGGAACACGGACAAGGTGCCTGATGCAAAAGGCATGGCCAAAGTCTTTGCCGATGCGGGCCTTGAGTTGATTGCCAATATCAAGCCTTGCCTGCTGCAAGACCATCCGCGCTATGGCGAAGTGGACAATCTGGGCCTTTTCATCAAGGATAGCGACACCGGAGCTGCCGAGCGCTCTGTCTTCTGGGATGATGAAGGCAGCCATCTGGACTTCACCAATCCGAAAACCCAGAAATGGTGGCGCGACAATGTCAAGACCGCCCTGCTGGACTATGGCATCCACTCCACCTGGAACGACAATAACGAATATGAGATCTGGGACCGTCAGGCCCAGTGCGATGGCTTTGGCTCTGCGGTCGACATCAACCTGATCCGTCCGGTTCAGCCGCTTCTGATGACACGTGCGTCCAACGATGCACAGGTTGCGTTTGCGCCTGAAAAACGCGCCTATCTCATCTCCCGCTCCGGCTGCCCGGGTATCCAGCGCTATGCACAGACCTGGTCCGGCGATAACCGCACCAACTGGAACAGCCTCAAATATAATATCCGCATGGGCCTCGGCATGAGCCTTTCGGGCCTTTACAATGTCGGCCATGACGTTGGTGGCTTTTCTGGCGATCGTCCGGATCCGGAATTGTTCGTGCGCTGGGTCCAGAACGGCATCTTCCACCCACGCTTCACCATTCATAGCTGGAATGACGACCAGACGGTCAACGAGCCATGGATGTATCCGGAGGTAACGGCCCATATCCGCAACGCAATCAATCTGCGTTACACCCTGCTGCCCTATCTCTACACCCTGCTCTACAAGGCCGTGGCAGAAGACGAACCGATGATCCGGCCAACCTTCCTTGACCATGAGCATGACGAACGCTGCTATGCGCCGACCGACGATTTCTTCCTTGGTCGCGACATGCTGGTGGCGAACGTGGTGGAAGAAGGCGCCAAGACGCGTACACTCTACCTGCCGGATAATGGCGTTGGCTATTATGACTTCTGGTCCGGGGACTATTTCCACGGCGGTCAGGAAGTCACAGTTCCGGTGGCCCTTGGTTCCATCCCGCTGTTCGTGAAGGCTGGCACCGTATTGACCCTGTCTCCGGGCGTGAAGCGCTCTGGCTCGGTTGAAGGCCAGTTGCGCCAGATCGTCATCTATCCGCTGCATGGCGATGCCAGCTGCACCTTCGAAGCAGAAGCCTATGAGGATGACGTGGATAATGTCGATGCGCTTTCGGGCAACCATCGTCTGACGACCTTCAAGGTCACCCAAACGGCGACCACCCTCGACCTTGTATGGCTGCATGACGGCCAGTTCAATCCGGCCCTTGAGGGCTGCAAGGTCAGCGTTGCCACCCGCGATTCCCGCCTGCTGTCCGTAGCTGGCGCCCCCTATAAAACCGGCACCCTGTTGCCATTCTGATCTGGAGATTTTCATGACCATTTCCGATTTGCTCAACGCTCCGGGCAACCCGCAATTGCCCGACTATGACCGCAAGGGTCTGCGTCCGCGCCTTATCCATCTGGGCTTTGGCGCCTTCGCCCGTGCGCACTGGATGAGCTACCATCAAGACTTCCTGCTGAAGCATCCGGCCAGTGACTGGGGCGTCGTTGTCAGCGACATCCTGTTCGGTGCCGACCGTTTCGCCCAGTTGGAAGAAAATGACCATCTTTATAGCGTTCTGGAACATGGTGATGCCGGCTCC encodes the following:
- a CDS encoding peptide ABC transporter substrate-binding protein — encoded protein: MKNSIAALLLAGVCALPLAATTAAAEVVYHRGNAADPETLDQHKTQTVYEAHILRDLYEGLLTYSADGKCVAGVAKSWDVSEDGMVYTFHFRDDAKWSNGDPVVASDFVYSLRRIEDPATAAQYSTIMYPIVNAEKVNKGELPTEELGVKAIDDATLEIKLNAPTPYFLGQLCHQSALPVHPASVEKYGDDFSKPGNMVSNGAFTLAEFVPNSHVKAVKNPLYRDAANVKIDAVMYYPTEDRGAALRRFQAGELDSNNDAPIEQVDFMRENLGDQFRVAPYLGTYYYAVNTTEKKLADPKIRRALSMAIDREFIADDIWGGTMLPGYSLVPPGIGNYGEPAYADFKGMDQFDREDKAKAILEEAGYTEDKPLEVEIRYNTSENHKNTAVAIADMWKQIGVKTTLLNTDTKTHYANLREHAPFDFARAGWIGDYSDPQNFLMLVESDSGFNYAQWKNPEYDALMDEAAKTVDLDKRAKTLFKAEKIFAENQPYLPLLYYSSLSLVSDKLHGWKDNLLNVHPSRWMSKD
- the uxuA gene encoding mannonate dehydratase, coding for MKQTWRWYGPNDPVTLDDIRQAGATGIVSALHDVPNGTVWSREAIAERKKIIEDKGLVWSVVESIPLHEDIKLQRGDYKTLIANWGESLRNLALEGVNNICYNFMPVLDWTRTDLAWELPTGARCLRFDADRFAAFDLYILERAEAQDEYTDEEKASAKACFDAMSQEDKDLLVRNMIAGLPGSEESYTIEQFRAQLNLYKEIDADKLREHLAEFLNTVLPIADEVGAVMAIHPDDPPRPLFGLPRIVSTVEDMRALRAINPSPANGFTLCTGSYGVRGDNDLMAMIDEFADFIHFFHLRSTKRDGKSFYEANHLEGDGNLVEVIKHFKSVEDKVGKSIPFRPDHGHQILDDLTRRSNPGYPAIGRLRGLAELRGAMVALGGNLD
- a CDS encoding FCD domain-containing protein, with protein sequence MITDTGKRRYQEVAEALKKEMIDQSLSVGTRLRTERQIAEDFDVSRSVVREAIIMLEIEGLVSVRKGSGIYIERLPNQSEKNATARSDIGPFELLQARQLLESNIAAFAATMVTKNDIQRMQEALDMEIQAIESGKADYDGDEWFHRLIAESTQNGVLIDMVNDMWRLRKGNQIWDGLHARIFDESYRQKWLDDHQQILTALNRKDPGKARDAMWNHLENVRNTLLVLSDVEDPKFDGDLFKTPKVVKLNK
- a CDS encoding glycoside hydrolase family 2 TIM barrel-domain containing protein yields the protein MVLERSELAENALQCLHDEAYDAPYNWQNLNHETLLFVGGREGESLDGAWNFCVDLLDTGLRQKWFEMDQMAPEERIEPYDYDPYMGEQVVVPSNWQMLKDKWYFFEGSAWYSRSFNAARLGADERKFLRIGAAQYDCKIFLNGEFLGNHYGGSTPFCVELTEKLRQGENWLMLCVNNTRTLDRVPMRNTDWFNYGGVYREVELYTTPKTFIRDFFVSLVPDGTYSRIAIEAVIDGPDAQGSQIDIQLPDLGIDTVIAASQDGLVKAEIEASPELWSPSNPRLYDVIARLGEDEVRDRIGFRQIEQVGAGLLLNGKPLFLRGISVHEDDKVKGKVTNKEDLERRFAHAKDLNCNFLRLAHYPHHEMAARMADELGFLLWEEIPVYWAIDFENPATFKDAQNQLMELIKRDRNRASVIIWSVGNENPDTDARLDFMRRLSETAKQLDPTRLTSAACLINHAKKKIEDRLSNYIDVIGINEYYGWYEENFEDLVEIGVNSSPDKPVVISETGADADISATGPKKGLFSEAYQTEVYEKQIATLRELEYVKGISPWILYDFRVERRQNVFQRGGNKKGLIDADKATKKEAFHKLAAFYAEKRMEGEE
- a CDS encoding TRAP transporter substrate-binding protein, with protein sequence MTRKLSIISAVVGAAFALTATAASAVTLKISHNNPEDHPVHKSMEFFADRVKELTNGDVKVRIYANAQLGTQRESMELVQNGTLAMAKSNASELEAFEESYSALNLPYLFTSEDHFFKALGGEIGDDILMSSKDKGFIGLTYYYEGARSFYANKAIKTPADLKGMKIRVQPSPSAIRMVELLGGNPTPITWGELYSALKQGVVDGAENNPTAMTTARHGEVAKIFSKDEHTMIPSVLVMSTKKWDRLTEDQQKAVKQAARESMDYHRTLWNEIVTKEIQKAKTDLGVEFIEVDKAPFIEAVMPMHEELAAKSDRLADLISRIKAVK
- a CDS encoding TRAP transporter small permease, with protein sequence MKQAVRLVNAVLGTLTVLVFTILVICVVWQVVSRFILGTPSTTTDEIARFLFMWVAFVGAAYTLGLKRHLAIDIITLIIDGPAVRYIRLAVLLIVAAFAGVVMLYGGLELMFKTLESGQMTPALRLPMGYVYGAIPFSGAMMLFYCAALIVELFSPESGEESEESSEPTPVEID
- a CDS encoding TRAP transporter large permease, giving the protein MEWQATITLFSIFIVLMAFSVPISFAIGIATMFTFMVIDMSFDQSIFIVAQQMASGLDSFTLLAIPFFILAGNIMNRGGIAMRLIEFAKILGGRLPGSLAHCNVLANMMFGAISGSAVASAAAVGGVMSPLQKKEGYDPAYSAAVNIASCPTGLLIPPSTTFIVYSLITGGTSIAALFVAGYLPGMLMGLGLMIVAGIIAKKRGYGVAEKPTRKEMCEKTKAAILPLGLIIIIMGGIIGGIFTATEASAVAVVYTLFLALVWYREISVRDLPKIILESAVTTSIVLLMIGCSIGMSKAMAFSDIPFYISDALLSISDNPIVILLVMNLALLIIGTFMDMTPALLIFTPIFLPVVQDLGMDPVHFGVMMTFNLCIGICTPPVGSALFIGCSVGKVPIAKVLKPMLPFYAVLVVLLMAVTYIPELSLVLPRFFLGYGG